The following proteins are co-located in the Vigna angularis cultivar LongXiaoDou No.4 chromosome 2, ASM1680809v1, whole genome shotgun sequence genome:
- the LOC108328331 gene encoding transcription factor bHLH51: MGDKRLRNHGRNFRMVSIVTMENYYDSGWHMSTSWAQCSDHSSSFAVPTQILPHATDSASLQFGEFHSWPLPIEGAEEERAMSASKSHSQAEKRRRDRINAQLATLRKLIPKSDKMDKAALLGSVIDHVKDLKRKTMDVSRAFTVPTEIDEVSIDCDHVEDESCTKVNKLKENIVIKASVCCDDRPELFPELIQVLKGLRLTAVKADIASVGGRIKSILVLCSKDSEEGVCLTTLKQSLKSAVTKIASSSMTSNCPTRSKRQRFFLPSRCLQ, from the exons ATGGGAGATAAAAGGCTCAGAAATCATGGAAGAAACTTTAGAATGGTTTCCATTGTGACTATGGAAAACTACTATGATTCTGGCTGGCACATGAGCACCAGCTGGGCTCAATGCAGTGATCATTCTTCTTCCTTTGCAGTTCCTACACAAATACTTCCTCATGCCACTGACTCTGCCTCTCTTCAATTTGGTGAGTTCCACTCATGGCCACTTCCCATTGAAGGGGCCGAAGAAGAGAGAGCAATGAGTGCTTCCAAGAGCCACAGCCAAGCTGAGAAAAGGCGCAGAGACAGAATCAATGCACAGCTTGCAACTCTCAGAAAACTTATTCCCAAATCCGATAAG ATGGACAAGGCAGCTTTACTAGGGAGTGTGATAGACCATGTCAAAGATCTAAAGAGAAAAACCATGGATGTTAGCAGAGCTTTCACAGTTCCAACTGAAATTGATGAAGTATCAATTGACTGTGACCATGTAGAAGATGAAAGCTGCACTAAAGTGAACAAATTGAAGGAGAATATTGTGATCAAAGCTTCTGTTTGCTGCGATGATCGACCAGAACTGTTCCCTGAACTCATCCAAGTTCTCAAGGGCTTGAGACTGACGGCAGTTAAAGCTGACATAGCCAGTGTAGGTGGCCGGATCAAAAGCATATTGGTGCTTTGTTCTAAGGATAGTGAAGAGGGTGTTTGCCTCACCACTCTCAAACAGTCCCTCAAATCTGCTGTCACCAAAATAGCTTCATCATCCATGACATCTAATTGCCCCACCAGAAGTAAGAGGCAGAGATTCTTCTTGCCTTCTCGTTGCCTacagtaa
- the LOC108328371 gene encoding RING-H2 finger protein ATL66, with product MASPDTRPFTWHYTEIDDRDLEIRGRTLFFVIVLFSIILLVTVLFIYTRWVCRYQGLLPTTAFSAATHAPSLPQSQGLDPATLKKLPIILHHAPSDRDESSWDETECCICLGEFRDGEKVKVLPACDHYFHCECVDRWLTHHSSCPLCRASLKVESSFPKILIQEPPLRIDFQF from the coding sequence ATGGCCAGCCCAGATACCCGACCATTCACTTGGCACTACACAGAAATCGATGACAGAGACCTAGAGATCCGAGGAAGGACTTTGTTCTTCGTCATCGTACTCTTCTCCATTATCCTTCTCGTCACGGTTCTCTTCATATACACGCGCTGGGTTTGTCGCTACCAGGGGCTCCTTCCCACCACAGCGTTTTCCGCCGCTACCCACGCGCCGTCACTCCCGCAGTCTCAGGGACTGGACCCCGCAACCCTCAAGAAACTGCCCATAATCCTTCACCACGCGCCCTCGGATCGCGACGAAAGCTCGTGGGACGAAACGGAGTGTTGCATCTGCCTCGGCGAGTTCAGAGACGGCGAGAAAGTGAAGGTTTTGCCGGCGTGCGACCATTATTTCCATTGTGAATGTGTTGATAGGTGGCTCACTCACCACTCAAGTTGCCCTCTCTGCAGAGCTTCTCTCAAGGTTGAATCTTCTTTCCCAAAGATTTTGATTCAGGAACCACCTCTCAGAATTGATTTTCAGTTCTAG
- the LOC108327838 gene encoding LOB domain-containing protein 21 → MKGYEPRSSSSCAACKLLKRRCVPNCIFAPYFRSDECKKFAKVHKVFGASNVSKILIEVSEEQREDTVNSLAYEAEARLRDPVYGCIGAIALLQRKMVELQHDLAIAKDRLARCHAAATVLPSPDILHAHVSLPPFPDFCTSSNDFNDIFCHSSSSQLFSRHETVDDFNQIPYIF, encoded by the coding sequence ATGAAGGGTTATGAGCCCCGTTCAAGCTCTTCATGTGCAGCTTGCAAGTTATTGAAGAGAAGATGCGTACCCAATTGTATTTTTGCACCTTACTTTAGGTCTGATGAGTGCAAGAAGTTTGCCAAGGTGCACAAGGTTTTTGGAGCCAGCAATGTCAGCAAGATCTTGATCGAAGTGTCGGAAGAGCAGAGAGAGGACACCGTCAATTCTCTCGCGTATGAGGCCGAGGCAAGGCTCAGAGACCCCGTTTATGGATGCATTGGTGCCATAGCTCTGTTGCAGAGGAAGATGGTCGAGCTTCAACATGATCTCGCCATTGCTAAGGACCGTCTTGCACGATGTCACGCTGCTGCTACTGTTCTCCCTTCTCCTGATATCTTGCATGCCCATGTTAGCCTCCCTCCATTCCCTGACTTTTGCACTTCCTCCAATGATTTCAATGATATCTTCTGCCACAGTTCGTCATCTCAATTATTCAGCCGCCACGAAACGGTCGATGATTTCAACCAAATcccatatatattttaa